The uncultured Campylobacter sp. genome segment TCGCGATAAATTTTTATTCGGCTTTCAAGTGGTGCCTATCGTGGGCAGATATGGGTGCCTAAACGAATACGCGAATAGCCGTAGTGATCTAGGCGCGCTTCATTAGGGCGTTTACAAAAACGCCTTTATAAGCGCGCGGCTATTTGCCGCGCATTCGCCGCATATGTTTCGTAACCACTACCGAGGCGCGTCAAATTTAGCCCCTCGCCGCCTCTAAATTTTAAAATTTTTAAAATTCGCTTGCGTTTCATACGCCTAAGCTACGCGGAATTTTAAAATTCCTTGTATAATCTGAAGCAAATTTTAAATCTAAGGAAAGCCATGCAAATATTAAGACAAAAGCACTTTAGCGGCGAGCGCGCGCTGTTCGGCGCAAAGGATCTGCGGATCGAAAATTCCGTCTTCGGCGAGGGCGAGTCGCCACTAAAGCACAGCGCAAATATCGTCGCGCAAAACTGTAAATTTGAGTGGAAATATCCGTTTTGGTACGCCGAAAATATCCGCGCGCAGGACTGCTTATTCGACGAGGTCGCGCGCGCAGGGCTCTGGTATAGCCGCGGCGTGGTGCTAAAAGACTGCCTCTACGGCGCGCCCAAGGGGCTTCGCCGCGTAAAAGATGCCGCACTGCAAAACGTAGAATTTCATGATGCGCAAGAGACCTTGTGGCACTGCAGCGACGTCACGCTAAAAAACGTCACCGCAAAGGGCGCGTATTTCGGGCTTGATTGCGAAAACTTAAGCATCGAAAATCTATCGCTCTTTGGGGATTACTGCTTCGACGGCTGCAAAAACGTAACGATCAAAAACTCCAAGCTCCTCTCCAAGGACGCGTTTTGGAACTGCGAAAATATCGTGGTCGAAGACTGCTTCATCGCGGGCGAGTACTTTGGATGGAATTCTAAAAATGTAACGCTGCGAAACTGCAAGATCGAGAGCCTGCAGGGCTTTTGCTATATGCAAAATTTACTCTTGCAAGACTGCGAGCTGATAAATACGACGT includes the following:
- a CDS encoding DUF3737 family protein, coding for MQILRQKHFSGERALFGAKDLRIENSVFGEGESPLKHSANIVAQNCKFEWKYPFWYAENIRAQDCLFDEVARAGLWYSRGVVLKDCLYGAPKGLRRVKDAALQNVEFHDAQETLWHCSDVTLKNVTAKGAYFGLDCENLSIENLSLFGDYCFDGCKNVTIKNSKLLSKDAFWNCENIVVEDCFIAGEYFGWNSKNVTLRNCKIESLQGFCYMQNLLLQDCELINTTLAFEYSDVRAEVKGAIDSVKNPSSGLIRAASIGELILDGATDASKTEIITELRA